In Gossypium hirsutum isolate 1008001.06 chromosome D06, Gossypium_hirsutum_v2.1, whole genome shotgun sequence, one genomic interval encodes:
- the LOC107942181 gene encoding E3 ubiquitin-protein ligase WAV3, which yields MATGWRRAFCTATPREPETTVPSPKNCAKLSFFSSGSNPSTPRLQPSSTNENTPKASNPSSPRSPLKLSLFRNSFKFRSTCGICLNSVKTGQGTAIYTAECSHAFHFPCIAAHVRKYDSLVCPVCNTTWKDVPLLSIHKIPRSINQPKPKPDLRSYDDDEPLLSPTAGGGRFVPIPEADEHEEEIGGDVEEFQGFFVNPNPSSIEVHPFNGRDSRNVQVRLSPETAVVSVGRGYETYAVALKIKAPSRKTASFLDLSRRGPIDLVTLLDVSGSMNGGKLQMLKRAMRLVISSLGSADRLSIVAFSASSKRLLPLRRMTAQGQRAARHIIDRLVCGQGTSVCDAFKKATKVLEDRRERNPVAGIMLLSDGHDERGSNQRLRSSHVSSARFAHIEIPVHSFGLGQTGGFSHDPAEDAFAKCMSGIFSVVVQDLRIQLSFAPDSAPAEITAVYSCNGKPTVLTSGSVRLGDFYAEEERDLLVELKVPTSAVRSNHVMCVRCLYKDPVSQEVVYGRDQSLLVPQPNAVRSPAPEIEQFRFFFITTRAIAESRRLIECGNDLTSAHHLLASARALLMQSNSLTVAEYVRGLEAELTELQRMKQQMVEIQRRRVNEREREREAIMVVMDENGEPLTPSSAWRTAEKLAKVAMVKNKVSDLHGFENARF from the exons atggcAACTGGTTGGAGAAGAGCCTTTTGTACTGCAACCCCTAGAGaacctgaaaccactgttcctagtCCTAAAAATTGTGCAAAGTTAAGCTTTTTTAGTAGTGGAAGTAACCCTTCTACTCCTCGTCTTCAACCATCTTCCACAAATGAAAACACCCCTAAAGCATCAAATCCTTCTTCTCCTCGTTCACCACTAAAGCTCTCACTTTTTCGTAATAGCTTCAAGTTCAGA AGTACTTGTGGGATATGTTTGAATAGTGTGAAGACAGGTCAAGGGACGGCGATTTACACGGCGGAATGTTCACATGCTTTTCATTTTCCTTGTATAGCTGCTCATGTTCGTAAATATGATTCACTTGTTTGTCCTGTTTGTAATACTACTTGGAAAGATGTTCCACTTCTTTCTATTCATAAAATCCCCAGAAGTATTAACCAGCCAAAGCCCAAACCGGATTTGAGATCTTACGATGACGATGAGCCATTGCTTTCACCAACCGCTGGTGGTGGTCGTTTCGTTCCTATTCCAGAAGCTGATGAACACGAAGAAGAAATCGGCGGCGATGTAGAGGAGTTTCAAGGATTCTTCGTGAATCCCAACCCTTCATCCATCGAAGTACACCCATTCAACGGCCGTGATTCGAGGAATGTACAAGTTCGGTTATCACCTGAAACGGCGGTTGTTTCAGTTGGCCGTGGATATGAAACTTATGCCGTGGCTTTGAAAATAAAAGCCCCTTCACGTAAGACGGCGTCGTTTTTGGACCTTTCACGTCGTGGGCCTATTGATTTGGTTACGCTTCTTGACGTGAGCGGTAGTATGAACGGTGGTAAGCTTCAGATGTTGAAACGTGCGATGCGTTTAGTCATTTCTTCGCTCGGCTCTGCTGATAGGCTTTCTATTGTGGCTTTCTCGGCTAGTTCAAAACGGTTGTTGCCTTTACGGAGGATGACGGCTCAAGGTCAACGAGCTGCTCGGCACATTATTGATCGGCTTGTGTGTGGTCAAGGGACTAGCGTTTGCGATGCGTTTAAGAAAGCTACGAAAGTGCTTGAAGATCGGAGGGAGAGAAATCCGGTTGCTGGTATTATGTTGTTATCTGACGGTCACGATGAAAGAGGTTCAAATCAACGGCTTCGTTCAAGCCACGTGTCTTCCGCTCGTTTCGCTCATATTGAAATCCCGGTTCACTCTTTCGGTTTGGGGCAAACCGGTGGGTTTAGTCATGACCCGGCTGAGGACGCGTTTGCTAAATGTATGAGTGGGATATTTAGTGTCGTGGTTCAAGATTTGAGAATCCAGCTCAGCTTTGCCCCTGACTCAGCTCCGGCTGAAATCACAGCCGTTTACTCATGTAACGGGAAGCCGACCGTTTTAACTTCCGGCTCAGTCCGGCTGGGTGATTTCTACGCCGAGGAAGAAAGGGATTTACTCGTGGAACTCAAAGTTCCGACGTCGGCGGTCAGGTCCAATCACGTGATGTGTGTTCGTTGTCTTTACAAAGATCCGGTTTCGCAAGAAGTCGTATACGGCCGAGATCAATCCCTTCTCGTTCCTCAGCCGAACGCCGTTCGATCACCGGCTCCTGAGATCGAACAGTTTAGATTCTTTTTCATAACGACTCGAGCCATAGCCGAGTCGAGGAGGTTAATTGAGTGTGGTAACGACTTGACAAGTGCACACCATCTGTTGGCTTCGGCTAGAGCATTGTTAATGCAGTCGAATTCGTTGACGGTGGCGGAGTACGTGCGAGGGTTAGAAGCCGAGCTGACGGAATTGCAGCGGATGAAACAACAGATGGTGGAAATCCAACGGCGGCGAGTGAACGAGAGGGAACGAGAAAGGGAGGCGATTATGGTGGTGATGGATGAGAATGGGGAGCCACTAACACCGTCATCGGCTTGGAGAACGGCTGAGAAGTTGGCTAAAGTGGCCATGGTGAAGAATAAAGTCAGTGATCTACACGGCTTCGAAAATGCTAGATTTTAG